In Paenibacillus sp. FSL M7-0420, a single genomic region encodes these proteins:
- a CDS encoding GerAB/ArcD/ProY family transporter has translation MVNKEQVSSLQIAFMIMLFEIGSTPLFLLGGTAKQDSWLAMCAGSAAGFALLLVLMWIQHRSPGTDLIGMLKAHFGTAPGAFIGAVYSLYFAYQSMRNVRDLGELTAMTMLPRTPMAITMLVFVLLALYAIWKGAEVVFRLPEVLLPVMLFFYFLLVLMLSIMGAIDLGRLAPVMEGGVMPVLQAALPEIVSFPFGQMIVFLMLWTLWEKPGVPVKYTVNAYLLISAFLIFMNALNVAVLGPAIAGVSQLPFLKTVRVLSNLKFVERLDILVTIQLFLGLLIKMMLFYFCSVKALAELTGKPAKWWVFPVGAVIYGSSFLERDYTQHIAVGLGPSLKLDPIFQIAIPLLLALSIWVRGRLQRSA, from the coding sequence ATGGTGAACAAAGAACAGGTCTCTTCCCTGCAGATTGCGTTCATGATTATGCTGTTTGAAATCGGCAGCACGCCGCTGTTCCTGCTTGGGGGCACCGCCAAGCAGGATTCCTGGCTGGCGATGTGTGCAGGTTCAGCGGCGGGCTTCGCCCTGCTCCTTGTGCTGATGTGGATTCAGCACCGGTCTCCGGGCACAGATCTGATCGGAATGCTCAAGGCTCATTTCGGCACAGCTCCAGGGGCGTTCATCGGCGCGGTCTACAGCCTGTATTTCGCCTATCAGTCCATGCGCAATGTCCGCGACCTCGGCGAGCTGACGGCGATGACCATGCTGCCGAGAACCCCAATGGCCATTACGATGCTGGTGTTCGTGCTGCTGGCCCTATATGCGATCTGGAAGGGGGCGGAGGTTGTCTTCAGGCTGCCTGAGGTGCTGCTGCCGGTCATGCTGTTCTTCTATTTCCTGCTCGTTCTGATGCTGAGCATCATGGGGGCGATTGATTTGGGCCGCCTGGCACCTGTGATGGAGGGCGGGGTAATGCCGGTTCTGCAAGCGGCGCTGCCGGAGATCGTCTCGTTTCCTTTCGGGCAGATGATTGTTTTTCTGATGCTGTGGACGCTATGGGAGAAGCCCGGTGTGCCTGTAAAATACACCGTGAACGCCTATCTGCTCATCAGCGCATTCCTGATCTTCATGAACGCGCTGAATGTGGCCGTCCTCGGCCCGGCGATCGCGGGAGTGAGCCAGCTGCCTTTTCTCAAAACCGTCCGGGTGCTGTCCAATCTCAAATTTGTCGAGCGGCTTGATATTCTGGTCACGATCCAGCTCTTCCTGGGGCTGCTGATCAAGATGATGCTCTTCTACTTCTGTTCCGTAAAAGCTCTTGCAGAGCTGACCGGCAAACCGGCGAAATGGTGGGTCTTCCCTGTGGGGGCAGTCATCTACGGCTCCTCATTCCTGGAGCGGGATTACACCCAGCATATCGCCGTCGGCCTGGGGCCGAGCCTGAAGCTTGACCCGATCTTCCAGATCGCCATTCCGCTGCTGCTGGCCCTGTCGATCTGGGTGCGGGGCCGGTTACAGCGTTCAGCTTGA
- a CDS encoding FeoA family protein encodes MAGSVIPLSEATNGSTLRISGIEVQGVLRRRLLDLGFVAGNSVEVLRRSPLGDPTAYRISNTTIALRREESSLIYGELIGGGEG; translated from the coding sequence ATGGCTGGATCCGTAATTCCATTGTCTGAAGCTACGAACGGCAGCACGCTGCGGATCAGCGGCATCGAGGTCCAGGGCGTGCTGCGGAGAAGACTGCTTGATCTCGGATTTGTCGCCGGGAATAGTGTAGAAGTGCTGCGGCGCAGTCCGCTTGGAGACCCTACGGCTTACCGGATCAGCAATACTACCATTGCCCTGCGCCGGGAAGAGAGTTCCCTCATTTATGGCGAATTGATTGGAGGCGGAGAAGGATGA
- a CDS encoding Ger(x)C family spore germination protein, with amino-acid sequence MNKPGTLLRLLLCLPLLSVLLSGCWDDRELNELGITSGSAYDWEDNQWKATYQVINPSSGASGMGGSGGGSTSSPPFLTFTVKGRTIMEAIERTNLTSTREMFFSHSRITVIGESLARHGINQLIDMFLRKQDARETVFVFISQGDAGMILDQLMQMTKNQGAGIQLMIEQESRLLSYYPGTRLYELAMALSSESKSAVLPEILLTGSRTMDETSETAVTDLPSRLALGRLGVIKGDTFAGWLSQKQAFGLSFLTDNVDSATIAFPSRPGASDKLDASFILQNSSTTVHPVWDKDHYVMEVNVKGSGVLTELGSVMDLNDRKAISEMEASLEQRVLELMNNAWAEVKQLGADVTGFAVRVHRSDPKRWKQIEKEKSWDSVFQEIEIRPQVSIEIERTGLSNKSFKSVQQK; translated from the coding sequence ATGAACAAACCGGGCACCCTGCTGCGCCTCCTGCTCTGCCTCCCGCTTCTATCCGTTCTGCTCTCCGGCTGCTGGGATGACCGGGAGCTTAACGAACTGGGCATTACCTCCGGCTCAGCCTATGACTGGGAGGACAATCAGTGGAAGGCCACGTACCAGGTCATCAATCCTTCCTCCGGCGCAAGCGGGATGGGCGGCAGCGGAGGAGGCAGCACAAGCTCGCCGCCATTCCTCACCTTCACCGTCAAGGGGCGGACGATCATGGAAGCCATTGAACGAACGAATCTGACCAGTACGCGGGAGATGTTCTTCTCCCACTCCAGAATCACCGTCATCGGCGAGAGCCTGGCCAGACACGGGATCAATCAGCTGATTGATATGTTCCTGCGCAAGCAGGATGCCAGAGAAACGGTATTTGTATTCATCTCCCAGGGAGATGCCGGGATGATTCTGGATCAGCTGATGCAAATGACCAAGAATCAGGGCGCCGGCATCCAGCTTATGATCGAACAGGAATCAAGGCTCTTGTCCTACTATCCGGGAACCCGGCTGTATGAGCTGGCGATGGCGCTGTCCTCCGAGTCCAAAAGCGCGGTGTTGCCGGAGATACTGTTAACCGGCTCCCGGACGATGGATGAGACCAGTGAGACAGCGGTAACAGATCTGCCCTCACGGCTGGCGCTGGGAAGGCTGGGCGTCATTAAAGGAGACACGTTCGCGGGCTGGCTTAGCCAGAAGCAGGCGTTCGGGCTTTCTTTTCTGACCGATAACGTTGATTCTGCCACCATTGCCTTCCCCTCCCGGCCGGGGGCAAGCGACAAGCTGGATGCTTCATTCATCCTGCAGAATTCGTCCACCACCGTCCACCCTGTCTGGGACAAGGATCATTATGTGATGGAGGTTAACGTCAAGGGCAGCGGTGTGCTGACGGAGCTTGGCAGTGTCATGGACCTGAACGACCGCAAGGCGATCAGTGAAATGGAGGCCTCGCTGGAGCAGCGGGTGCTGGAGCTAATGAATAACGCCTGGGCGGAGGTCAAGCAGCTGGGGGCAGACGTCACCGGATTTGCTGTGAGAGTGCACCGGAGCGATCCGAAGCGCTGGAAGCAGATTGAGAAGGAGAAGAGCTGGGACAGCGTCTTTCAGGAGATTGAGATCCGCCCGCAGGTCTCTATCGAGATAGAACGGACCGGACTCAGTAATAAATCATTCAAGTCTGTTCAGCAGAAGTAA
- a CDS encoding GerAB/ArcD/ProY family transporter — protein MNGKIGTTQAVMLVVNTILPTATVVLPIIISSYAEQDAPLAIILSTVAGLLIAWIVGTVIQSSNGAPFLEWVGEKSSPVVSVILGLLMLQFYLDTTATILREFVNFLKDNVLINTPITVLVILILFITIYMVRQGIEAIARVNSLVILLYLFFVPLYLLGLYNDLNVHHLLPMFDHSLAEITLASLTPTAWMSEVAVLLFLAPYLQYPQRAKIIGWTGLLFVAILMMFILITALMVFGPEFIKLSAYPGFATISILRIGRFIEKLDILFISYWVLSIYLKFAIFLFVTVECFKQTFRVSSSRPFIGALGLIIALECLFSWQSSAKLNNYNQEGRFVVFCLFNVLVPLGAVLLNKVPKSRSKRKGWDT, from the coding sequence ATGAATGGAAAAATCGGCACCACCCAGGCCGTCATGCTTGTCGTCAATACCATACTGCCGACAGCTACCGTCGTGCTTCCTATCATTATCAGCTCCTATGCAGAGCAGGACGCTCCGCTAGCGATTATCCTGTCTACCGTGGCGGGGCTGCTTATAGCGTGGATTGTCGGGACGGTAATTCAGAGCAGCAACGGTGCTCCTTTTCTGGAGTGGGTCGGGGAGAAAAGCTCTCCGGTAGTGTCCGTGATTCTCGGTCTGCTGATGCTCCAGTTCTACCTGGACACCACGGCAACCATTCTGCGTGAATTCGTTAATTTCCTTAAAGACAACGTCCTGATCAATACTCCGATCACGGTGCTCGTCATTCTGATTCTTTTCATCACCATCTATATGGTAAGGCAGGGCATTGAAGCTATCGCCAGAGTGAACAGTCTGGTTATTCTGCTCTATCTGTTCTTCGTACCGCTGTATCTGCTAGGGCTGTACAACGACCTGAACGTGCATCATCTGCTGCCTATGTTCGACCATAGTCTGGCTGAGATCACCCTGGCGAGCCTGACACCGACTGCATGGATGTCTGAAGTGGCGGTGCTGCTGTTCCTGGCCCCTTATCTGCAATATCCGCAGAGAGCCAAGATTATCGGCTGGACAGGCCTGCTGTTCGTTGCAATCCTGATGATGTTCATTCTGATCACCGCCCTGATGGTATTCGGCCCGGAATTCATTAAGCTGAGTGCCTACCCCGGCTTCGCTACCATCAGCATCCTCCGGATCGGCCGGTTCATAGAGAAGCTGGATATTCTCTTCATCTCTTACTGGGTGCTGTCGATCTATCTGAAATTTGCGATCTTCCTGTTCGTGACAGTGGAGTGCTTCAAGCAGACGTTCCGGGTCAGCAGCAGCCGGCCCTTCATTGGAGCTCTAGGTCTGATTATTGCCCTGGAATGCCTGTTCTCCTGGCAAAGCTCAGCCAAGCTGAACAACTACAATCAGGAAGGCCGGTTCGTGGTCTTCTGCCTGTTCAACGTGCTGGTTCCGCTGGGCGCGGTCTTGCTGAATAAGGTGCCGAAGTCGCGCTCCAAGCGGAAAGGATGGGACACATGA
- a CDS encoding helix-turn-helix transcriptional regulator, giving the protein MHYQLIHKSIEFIEQHLEEDLDLEKVAKAAGLSKYHFHRIFRKYVNKNVHEYIRARRLSQAANLLLYSETRILEIALQYGFESQEAFTRAFKEIYDLPPAQYRSQVRLLIQEREVYTMSEITGWYITGTHQEKYKVEIDPRVCYKTSPSMHLRSSGEAKQDDNGFGTLMQQFQAREYRGRRMRFSGFVRTEEVTGWSGLWMRVDDNKQNMLAFDNMQNRSIQGTTEWNHYACVMDIPSEADVINIGILLSGSGQIWLGECEFEEVGKDVPVTDGSTGAENLPSGPQNLKFDQQPEHSASS; this is encoded by the coding sequence ATGCACTATCAGTTGATTCACAAGAGCATCGAATTTATTGAGCAGCATTTGGAAGAGGATTTGGATTTGGAGAAGGTGGCTAAGGCAGCAGGGTTATCCAAATATCATTTTCACCGGATTTTTCGCAAATACGTGAACAAAAATGTCCATGAATATATCCGGGCCCGCCGTCTCAGTCAAGCAGCCAATCTCCTGCTGTATTCCGAGACACGAATTCTTGAGATTGCGCTGCAGTACGGCTTTGAGAGCCAGGAGGCTTTTACAAGAGCCTTCAAGGAAATCTATGATTTGCCGCCTGCGCAGTACAGATCGCAGGTGAGACTATTGATTCAAGAAAGAGAGGTATATACAATGTCAGAGATTACAGGCTGGTATATTACAGGTACCCACCAGGAGAAATATAAGGTCGAGATTGATCCCCGCGTCTGCTATAAGACAAGTCCCTCCATGCATCTTCGTTCCAGCGGGGAAGCTAAGCAGGACGACAATGGTTTTGGAACCTTGATGCAGCAGTTTCAGGCAAGAGAATATCGGGGGAGACGGATGCGCTTCTCGGGGTTCGTTAGAACGGAGGAGGTCACCGGCTGGAGCGGCCTGTGGATGAGAGTGGATGATAATAAGCAGAATATGCTGGCATTTGACAACATGCAGAACCGGAGCATACAAGGAACCACGGAATGGAACCACTATGCTTGCGTCATGGATATTCCGTCCGAAGCCGATGTGATCAATATCGGAATTCTGCTGAGCGGAAGCGGACAGATATGGCTGGGGGAATGTGAATTCGAGGAAGTAGGCAAGGATGTTCCCGTAACGGATGGCTCTACAGGTGCGGAGAACCTTCCGTCCGGGCCGCAGAATCTGAAGTTCGACCAGCAGCCGGAGCACTCTGCTTCAAGCTGA
- a CDS encoding FeoB small GTPase domain-containing protein has protein sequence MSEYTVAFAGNPNTGKSTLFNLLTGMRQHTGNWAGKTVVTAEGRFTHKEHTYRAVDLPGTYSLYSNSADEEAARDYIIFEEPDVTLVVLDATSLERNLNLALQVLEITGRAVVCINLIDEAKRLGIDINLQRIAERLGVPVTAISARNGIGIEALLDQIARVATGEFKAEPLKITYNDEIERGIAELIPMVEQTVGARYPARWIALRLLDGDHSLLASLKAHMGRKGISVAKEVARHGVTACH, from the coding sequence ATGAGCGAATATACCGTTGCTTTTGCAGGCAATCCCAATACGGGCAAAAGCACGCTGTTCAACCTGCTGACCGGGATGCGCCAGCATACCGGCAACTGGGCCGGCAAAACCGTAGTCACCGCCGAAGGGCGGTTCACCCACAAGGAGCATACTTACCGGGCCGTTGACCTTCCCGGCACCTATTCGCTCTACTCCAATTCCGCCGATGAAGAAGCGGCCCGGGACTATATTATTTTCGAGGAGCCGGATGTCACGCTGGTGGTTCTGGATGCAACTTCGCTGGAGCGCAACCTCAATCTGGCCCTGCAGGTGCTGGAGATTACGGGACGCGCCGTGGTCTGCATCAACCTGATCGATGAAGCCAAGCGGCTGGGCATTGATATTAATCTGCAGCGGATTGCGGAGCGGCTCGGGGTGCCTGTCACGGCCATCTCAGCCCGCAACGGGATCGGTATTGAAGCGCTGCTGGATCAGATCGCACGCGTAGCGACCGGTGAATTCAAGGCTGAGCCGCTGAAGATCACCTACAACGATGAGATTGAGCGGGGCATTGCCGAGCTGATCCCGATGGTGGAACAGACGGTCGGCGCCAGATATCCGGCACGCTGGATTGCCCTGCGTCTGCTGGACGGTGACCACAGCCTGCTGGCTTCCCTCAAAGCCCATATGGGACGCAAGGGTATATCTGTAGCGAAGGAGGTGGCCCGCCATGGAGTCACCGCATGCCATTAA
- a CDS encoding nucleoside recognition domain-containing protein → MESPHAINGQDPLDSLLATAKKLADKGAVRDEIVSGIYGVSAGICSDAVTYHDKKKLGSTYKLDNIVTSKIWGFPIMLAGLGLVFWITIAGANYPSGWIASLFSWIEGYLTAGFEAVHAPAWLHGVLVLGLYRGTSWVISVMLPPMMIFFPVFALLENFGYLPRVAFNMDRLFKKSGGHGKQALTMSMGFGCNAAAILSTRIIESPRERMLAILTNNFVPCNGRWPTLILLSSMFMVGAATTGALRTFSTALVLMGIVLVGIIVTLSVSWIMSKTALRGVPTHYTLELPPYRRPQIWKTIVRSSKEKSLNVLTRAIIVAAPAGIITWILGNVFVGGESVLNHMAAFFDPFAQLLGMDGFIIMAFILGLPANEIVLPILLMGYMSSGAMVDIEGLGSIKDIFLSHGWTWLTALNMMLFSLLHYPCGTTLVNIYKETKSLKWAVLSAVIPLAIAIGVTFAVASAARLFGWV, encoded by the coding sequence ATGGAGTCACCGCATGCCATTAACGGCCAAGACCCGCTTGATTCCCTGCTCGCTACTGCGAAGAAGCTGGCAGACAAAGGAGCGGTCCGTGACGAGATCGTCAGCGGAATCTACGGGGTATCGGCCGGAATCTGCAGCGATGCTGTTACCTATCACGACAAGAAGAAGCTGGGCAGCACCTACAAGCTGGATAATATCGTCACCTCAAAAATCTGGGGCTTCCCCATTATGCTGGCCGGCCTTGGCCTGGTATTCTGGATTACCATTGCCGGAGCCAACTACCCTTCCGGCTGGATTGCCTCCCTCTTCAGCTGGATCGAAGGCTATCTGACCGCCGGCTTCGAGGCTGTTCATGCCCCGGCCTGGCTGCACGGCGTTCTTGTGCTGGGGCTGTACCGAGGCACCTCATGGGTCATCAGCGTCATGCTGCCGCCTATGATGATTTTTTTCCCGGTGTTCGCGCTGCTGGAGAATTTCGGCTATCTGCCGCGTGTGGCTTTTAATATGGACCGCTTGTTCAAGAAATCCGGGGGGCATGGCAAACAGGCCTTGACGATGTCGATGGGCTTCGGCTGCAACGCTGCCGCGATTCTGTCCACCCGCATTATTGAATCGCCCCGTGAACGGATGCTGGCCATTCTGACCAACAACTTCGTCCCTTGCAACGGCCGCTGGCCTACGCTTATTCTGCTCTCCTCCATGTTCATGGTCGGGGCAGCAACCACCGGGGCACTGCGTACCTTCTCGACGGCGCTGGTGCTGATGGGCATCGTACTGGTCGGAATTATCGTCACCCTGAGCGTATCGTGGATCATGTCCAAAACCGCGCTGCGCGGTGTGCCTACCCACTACACCCTGGAGCTGCCGCCCTACCGCCGCCCGCAGATCTGGAAGACCATTGTCCGCTCCTCCAAAGAAAAGTCCCTCAATGTGCTGACCCGCGCCATCATCGTGGCCGCTCCGGCAGGGATCATCACCTGGATTCTCGGCAATGTATTTGTCGGCGGTGAGAGTGTGCTGAATCATATGGCTGCGTTCTTCGATCCGTTCGCGCAGCTGCTCGGCATGGACGGCTTCATTATTATGGCCTTCATCCTCGGCCTGCCCGCCAATGAAATTGTGCTGCCTATCCTGCTGATGGGCTACATGTCCTCCGGGGCCATGGTCGATATCGAAGGTCTCGGCAGCATTAAGGACATCTTCCTGAGCCACGGCTGGACCTGGCTGACGGCGCTGAATATGATGCTCTTCTCCCTGCTCCACTATCCTTGCGGCACCACACTCGTGAACATCTACAAGGAGACCAAAAGCCTGAAATGGGCCGTGCTCTCCGCTGTAATCCCGCTCGCTATCGCTATCGGCGTAACCTTCGCGGTGGCTTCGGCAGCCCGGCTGTTCGGCTGGGTGTAA